A window of the Aeromicrobium phoceense genome harbors these coding sequences:
- a CDS encoding cysteine desulfurase family protein produces MTTTPDRVYLDHAATTTMWPEAVEVMHDELQRTGNPSSLHEAGRRARRVVEESRESIAERLGARPSEVVFCSGGTEANNLAIKGLYWSRRSADPRRDRVVFSSIEHHALLDPVTWLAAHEGARIDVTPVDRQGRVRIDALRESIESSPEDVTAITTMWANNEMGTIQPVAEVVEIARQYGIPVHSDAVQAAGYLPLDFAATDLDAMTVTAHKLGGPVGVGALVIRREVEATPLLHGGGQERDLRSGTVGVALIAGFATALELTVQRQAENAARIEALRTRLVEGIARVVPEAVVNGDPLPGPAHRLPNIAHVTFPGCEGDALLMLLDAQGIEVSTGSACQAGVPQPSHVLLAMGFDDAAARGSLRFSLGHTSTEADVDRLIEVLPAVHERARTAGLVRSRTR; encoded by the coding sequence ATGACCACGACCCCCGATCGCGTCTACCTCGACCACGCGGCCACCACCACGATGTGGCCCGAGGCCGTCGAGGTGATGCACGACGAGCTGCAGCGCACCGGCAACCCGTCGAGCCTGCACGAGGCCGGCCGCCGCGCCCGCCGCGTCGTGGAGGAGTCGCGCGAGTCGATCGCCGAGCGCCTGGGCGCCCGGCCGAGCGAGGTCGTGTTCTGCTCGGGCGGCACCGAGGCCAACAACCTCGCGATCAAGGGTCTCTACTGGTCGCGTCGCTCGGCCGATCCGCGCCGCGACCGCGTCGTCTTCAGCTCGATCGAGCACCACGCCCTGCTCGACCCCGTCACGTGGCTCGCCGCGCACGAGGGCGCCCGCATCGACGTCACGCCCGTCGACCGCCAGGGCCGCGTGCGCATCGACGCGCTGCGCGAGTCCATCGAGTCGAGTCCCGAGGACGTCACGGCGATCACCACGATGTGGGCCAACAACGAGATGGGCACGATCCAGCCCGTCGCCGAGGTCGTCGAGATCGCGCGCCAGTACGGCATCCCGGTGCACTCCGACGCCGTCCAGGCCGCGGGCTACCTGCCGCTCGACTTCGCCGCCACCGACCTCGACGCCATGACCGTCACGGCGCACAAGCTCGGCGGCCCCGTCGGCGTCGGTGCGCTGGTGATCCGGCGCGAGGTCGAGGCGACGCCGCTGCTGCACGGTGGTGGCCAGGAGCGCGACCTGCGCTCGGGCACGGTGGGCGTGGCGCTCATCGCCGGCTTCGCCACCGCCCTCGAGCTCACGGTGCAGCGCCAGGCCGAGAACGCGGCCCGCATCGAGGCACTGCGCACGCGGCTGGTCGAGGGGATCGCCCGCGTCGTCCCCGAGGCCGTCGTCAACGGCGACCCGCTGCCCGGGCCCGCACACCGCCTGCCGAACATCGCCCACGTGACGTTCCCCGGCTGCGAGGGCGACGCCCTGCTGATGCTGCTCGACGCGCAGGGCATCGAGGTCTCCACGGGCTCGGCGTGCCAGGCGGGCGTGCCGCAGCCCAGCCACGTGCTGCTCGCCATGGGCTTCGACGACGCCGCCGCCCGCGGCTCGCTGCGCTTCAGCCTGGGACACACGTCCACCGAGGCCGACGTCGATCGCCTGATCGAGGTGCTGCCGGCCGTGCACGAGCGGGCGCGCACCGCCGGACTCGTCCGGAGCCGCACCCGATGA
- the mnmA gene encoding tRNA 2-thiouridine(34) synthase MnmA: MRLIAAMSGGVDSAVAAARAVDAGHDVTGVHLALSRNPKSYRTGARGCCSIEDAGDARRAADAIGIPFFVWDMSDEFADEVVDDFIAEYTAGRTPNPCLRCNEKIKFAAVLERAVALGFDGVVTGHYARLVTSDGTAGEVVELHRAVDHGKDQSYVLGVLTQDQLARSVFPLGDDPKSLVREEAARRGLQVANKPDSHDICFISDGDNAGWLADKLGPKPGPIVDETGAEVGAHDGAYAFTIGQRKGLRLGVPAADGKPRFVLDIEPVSGTVTVGPREHLAIDAIEGIKPLWCDEPPVGPLACTVQLRAHGDEHRATVTVDGDVVRVELADPATGIAPGQACVIYEGTRVVGSATIARTSRTVAA, from the coding sequence ATGAGGCTCATCGCCGCGATGTCCGGCGGCGTCGACTCGGCCGTGGCGGCCGCACGCGCCGTCGACGCGGGCCACGACGTCACGGGTGTGCACCTCGCGCTGAGTCGCAACCCGAAGTCCTACCGCACCGGTGCCCGCGGCTGCTGCTCGATCGAGGACGCCGGCGACGCCCGCCGGGCCGCCGACGCCATCGGGATCCCGTTCTTCGTGTGGGACATGAGCGACGAGTTCGCCGACGAGGTCGTGGACGACTTCATCGCCGAGTACACCGCCGGTCGCACGCCCAACCCGTGCTTGCGCTGCAACGAGAAGATCAAGTTCGCCGCCGTGCTCGAACGCGCCGTCGCGCTGGGCTTCGACGGCGTGGTCACCGGACACTACGCGCGCCTCGTGACCTCCGATGGCACCGCTGGCGAGGTCGTGGAGCTGCACCGCGCGGTCGACCACGGCAAGGACCAGTCCTACGTGCTCGGCGTCCTCACGCAGGACCAGCTCGCCCGCTCGGTCTTCCCGCTCGGCGACGACCCGAAGTCCCTCGTGCGCGAGGAGGCTGCCCGACGCGGGCTTCAGGTGGCGAACAAGCCCGACAGCCACGACATCTGCTTCATCTCCGACGGTGACAACGCCGGCTGGCTCGCCGACAAGCTCGGCCCGAAGCCCGGACCGATCGTGGACGAGACGGGCGCGGAGGTCGGTGCGCACGACGGCGCCTACGCGTTCACGATCGGCCAGCGCAAGGGACTGCGGCTCGGTGTCCCGGCAGCCGACGGCAAGCCGCGCTTCGTGCTCGACATCGAGCCCGTGTCCGGCACCGTCACGGTTGGGCCGCGCGAACACCTCGCGATCGACGCGATCGAGGGGATCAAGCCGCTGTGGTGCGACGAGCCGCCCGTCGGCCCGCTGGCGTGCACCGTGCAGCTGCGCGCCCACGGCGACGAGCACCGGGCCACGGTCACGGTGGACGGCGACGTCGTCCGCGTCGAGCTGGCCGACCCGGCCACGGGCATCGCCCCGGGTCAGGCCTGCGTGATCTACGAGGGCACCCGCGTCGTCGGCTCCGCCACGATCGCGCGCACCAGCCGCACCGTCGCCGCCTGA
- a CDS encoding NAD(P)-binding domain-containing protein, producing MWDSIVIGAGQAGLSTSFHLHRLGVSHLVLDANARPGGAWQHRWDSLTMSDVHGVADLPDAPLPATHGPEAANTFVPAYFTDYETRNDLAVVRPVVVRAVHDEGEALRIEAEDGRTWHARTIVNATGTWRRPFVPYYPGREDFAGEQLHTVEFGDVERFRGRRVLVVGGGASAVQFLGMLRPLTETLWVTRREPVWRTDEFDQDAGREAVALVEERVRQGLPPRSVVSVTGLMLRPQEQEAARLGAYERRPMFSRIERDGVRWADGTFEPVDVILWATGFRPDVEHLAPLGLRSPLGGIQLGDTTSTSTTAVADPRVQLVGYGPSASTIGANRAGRVAARAVARRLEQAGAQAS from the coding sequence GTGTGGGACAGCATCGTCATCGGAGCCGGCCAGGCCGGGCTGTCGACCTCGTTCCACCTCCACCGCCTCGGCGTGAGCCACCTCGTCCTCGACGCGAACGCGCGACCGGGAGGAGCGTGGCAGCACCGCTGGGACTCCCTGACGATGTCCGACGTGCACGGCGTCGCCGACCTTCCCGACGCGCCGCTGCCGGCGACCCACGGGCCCGAGGCCGCCAACACCTTCGTCCCGGCCTACTTCACCGACTACGAGACGCGCAATGACCTGGCCGTCGTCCGGCCCGTGGTGGTCCGGGCGGTGCACGACGAGGGCGAGGCATTGCGGATCGAGGCCGAGGACGGCCGGACGTGGCACGCCCGCACGATCGTCAACGCGACCGGCACGTGGCGGCGCCCGTTCGTGCCGTACTACCCGGGCCGCGAGGACTTCGCCGGCGAGCAGCTGCACACGGTGGAGTTCGGCGACGTCGAGCGCTTCCGGGGGCGCCGGGTCCTCGTCGTCGGCGGCGGGGCGTCGGCGGTGCAGTTCCTCGGCATGCTGAGGCCTCTCACCGAGACGCTGTGGGTCACCCGCCGCGAGCCGGTGTGGCGGACCGACGAGTTCGACCAGGACGCCGGCCGCGAGGCCGTGGCCCTGGTCGAGGAGCGCGTGCGGCAGGGCCTGCCGCCGCGCAGCGTCGTCAGTGTCACCGGCCTGATGCTGCGCCCGCAGGAGCAGGAGGCGGCCCGCCTGGGCGCCTACGAGCGACGACCGATGTTCAGCCGGATCGAGCGTGACGGCGTGCGCTGGGCCGACGGGACGTTCGAGCCGGTGGACGTGATCCTGTGGGCCACCGGGTTCCGCCCCGACGTCGAGCACCTCGCCCCGCTCGGGCTCCGGTCGCCGCTCGGTGGGATCCAGCTCGGCGACACCACGTCGACCTCCACCACCGCGGTGGCGGATCCGCGCGTGCAGCTCGTCGGGTACGGCCCGTCGGCGTCCACGATCGGCGCCAACCGGGCCGGCCGGGTGGCCGCGCGTGCGGTGGCGCGCCGGCTGGAACAGGCCGGGGCTCAGGCCAGCTGA
- a CDS encoding GNAT family N-acetyltransferase, whose amino-acid sequence MPEESMAAFIAEHLSPERFEEYLAADEAEVLVAHDDAGTLTGYTLTFAREPYDEHLAAVVRQRPTVELSKCYADPDAHGTGVASRLMEAVVEAAREAGAASVWLGVNGRNARAQRFYAKHGFEVVGERRFVVGGHTEDDLVLERQLA is encoded by the coding sequence ATGCCCGAGGAGAGCATGGCGGCCTTCATCGCCGAGCACCTCTCGCCCGAGCGGTTCGAGGAGTACCTCGCCGCCGACGAGGCCGAGGTCCTGGTGGCCCACGACGACGCGGGCACCCTCACGGGCTACACCCTGACCTTCGCGCGCGAGCCCTACGACGAGCACCTCGCGGCCGTCGTGCGGCAGCGCCCGACCGTGGAGCTCAGCAAGTGCTACGCCGACCCGGACGCCCACGGCACGGGCGTCGCGAGCCGGCTCATGGAGGCGGTCGTGGAGGCCGCCCGCGAGGCCGGAGCCGCGAGCGTGTGGCTCGGGGTGAACGGCCGCAACGCCCGCGCCCAGCGGTTCTACGCCAAGCACGGCTTCGAGGTGGTCGGCGAGCGGCGCTTCGTCGTGGGCGGGCACACCGAGGACGACCTGGTCCTCGAGCGTCAGCTGGCCTGA
- a CDS encoding methionine synthase has protein sequence MRATGIGSMPGDEFTPVARYVVETFGADGIVFVPELPGRGAPSAMLGRTLGILPLPIDLQPAGWRLAPGEGMDQRRARSALRQDLDALEELLAGQSVTLKQQLTGPLTLAATVERPRGDKVVSDHGARRELAEALGAAVGDHLAELRRRFTGDLVVQVDEPAITAVLAGSIPTASGFGRHRSIDAPVADALLRPVVEAIGEAGARPVVHTCAPDVPVSLLAGAGFEAIAFDLSLAEPSDVWAQVFEAGTDLWFGGDGAARIEEFMGRLGFAPESFAGRGVVTPACGLAGRSPADARQALEQAATAARSFG, from the coding sequence ATGCGCGCCACGGGGATCGGATCGATGCCGGGCGACGAGTTCACCCCGGTCGCCAGGTACGTCGTCGAGACGTTCGGCGCCGACGGGATCGTCTTCGTCCCCGAGCTGCCGGGCCGCGGCGCGCCATCGGCGATGCTCGGTCGCACGCTCGGCATCCTGCCCCTGCCGATCGACCTGCAGCCGGCGGGCTGGCGGCTCGCGCCGGGCGAGGGGATGGACCAGCGCCGGGCCCGATCGGCCTTGCGTCAGGACCTCGACGCACTGGAGGAGCTCCTCGCCGGGCAGTCCGTGACGCTCAAGCAGCAGCTGACCGGCCCGCTCACGCTCGCCGCGACCGTGGAGCGACCCCGCGGGGACAAGGTCGTCTCCGACCACGGGGCGCGGCGCGAGCTCGCCGAGGCGCTGGGTGCGGCGGTCGGGGACCACCTCGCCGAGCTGCGTCGTCGCTTCACCGGCGACCTCGTCGTGCAGGTGGACGAGCCCGCCATCACCGCCGTGCTGGCCGGCAGCATCCCGACCGCCAGCGGGTTCGGGCGGCACCGCTCCATCGACGCGCCCGTGGCCGACGCCCTGCTGCGGCCCGTCGTCGAGGCGATTGGTGAGGCCGGCGCCCGGCCCGTCGTGCACACCTGCGCGCCCGACGTGCCGGTGTCGCTGCTGGCCGGCGCGGGGTTCGAGGCGATCGCGTTCGACCTCTCGCTCGCCGAGCCCTCCGACGTGTGGGCGCAGGTCTTCGAGGCCGGGACCGACCTGTGGTTCGGCGGCGATGGCGCCGCCCGGATCGAGGAGTTCATGGGGCGCCTCGGCTTCGCGCCCGAGTCGTTCGCCGGCCGCGGCGTCGTGACCCCCGCGTGCGGCCTCGCCGGGCGCTCGCCGGCCGACGCCCGCCAGGCTCTCGAGCAGGCCGCCACCGCCGCCCGCTCCTTCGGCTGA
- a CDS encoding DNA topoisomerase IB: MRLRRVTTRTRGWTRRRAGRGWTYLDELGGTITGEERERIEALVIPPAWKDVWISPWANGHLQATGVDEAGRTQYLYHPDWVRQRNLEKFDRISQIAHELPRLRKLVADHITARDGSREHAAAVAVRMLDSGSFRVGNDVYAKQGSFGLTTLERRHVRAKGNTLVFTFVGKSGVEHQVVLDDEPVVDAVNRMRRRRGGGPRLLEYLANRSRFPLDSSDVNTYLREQTGLEISAKDLRTWAATVLAAEVLALSDEPGDTKASRARAVRAALTEVSLALGNTPTVVRSSYVDPRLISLYESGTVIPRQSFEGEIDALERRNAIERETLRLLRDVD; the protein is encoded by the coding sequence ATGAGACTTCGCCGCGTGACGACCCGCACCCGGGGCTGGACCCGGCGTCGTGCGGGGCGCGGGTGGACCTACCTGGACGAGCTCGGCGGCACCATCACCGGCGAGGAGCGCGAGCGCATCGAGGCCCTCGTGATCCCGCCGGCGTGGAAGGACGTCTGGATCAGCCCCTGGGCCAACGGCCACCTGCAGGCCACCGGTGTCGACGAGGCTGGGCGGACCCAGTACCTCTACCACCCCGACTGGGTGCGCCAGAGGAACCTCGAGAAGTTCGACCGGATCAGCCAGATCGCCCATGAGCTGCCGCGGCTCCGCAAGCTGGTCGCCGACCACATCACCGCGCGCGACGGCTCGCGCGAGCACGCGGCGGCGGTCGCCGTGCGCATGCTCGACTCCGGCTCGTTCCGCGTCGGCAACGACGTCTACGCCAAGCAGGGCAGCTTCGGCCTGACCACCCTCGAACGGCGTCATGTGCGCGCCAAGGGCAACACGCTCGTGTTCACCTTCGTGGGCAAGTCCGGGGTGGAGCACCAGGTGGTCCTTGACGACGAGCCGGTCGTGGACGCGGTGAACCGCATGCGGCGGCGACGCGGCGGCGGGCCGCGCCTGCTGGAGTACCTGGCCAACCGGTCGCGCTTCCCGCTGGACTCCTCCGACGTCAACACCTACCTGCGCGAGCAGACGGGCCTGGAGATCAGCGCGAAGGACCTGCGGACGTGGGCCGCCACGGTGCTCGCGGCCGAGGTGCTGGCGCTGTCCGACGAGCCCGGCGACACCAAGGCCTCCCGGGCGCGGGCGGTGCGCGCCGCGTTGACCGAGGTCTCGCTCGCCCTGGGCAACACGCCCACGGTGGTGCGGAGCTCGTACGTCGACCCGCGGCTCATCAGCCTCTACGAGTCGGGCACCGTCATCCCGCGCCAGTCGTTCGAGGGCGAGATCGATGCGCTCGAGCGCCGCAACGCGATCGAGCGCGAGACCCTGCGGTTGCTGCGCGACGTGGACTGA
- the ligA gene encoding NAD-dependent DNA ligase LigA → MAETPGTAPGTAVPDDDPGPKAARAEAAELVEQIERARDAYYGQDTSLVDDVTYDGWMHRLEELERLHPELQGQDSPTLVVGAATGATALPPIQHAERMLSLDNVFSPEELRDWCAKTQRAAGRPVRWLTEAKIDGLALNLRYEDGVLVSAATRGDGRVGEDVTVNALKVAGIPERLAGDGHPPLVEVRGEVFIGIEEFERLNAFQAELRDRAVAESLARGVPEERATASAARRFPAFANPRNAASGGLRQQLDKKSGLELEAGNERIAVLNLYVHGIGAWERPPVSAQSEVYDLLQGWGLPTSPNTRVLDDVDDVLERVAELGGQRHSLQHEIDGLVVKVDELALHPELGETSRAPRWAIAYKYPPEEVQTTLLDIVVSVGRTGRATPYAQMEPVRVAGSVVRQATLHNQDVVKAKGVLIGDTVVLRKAGDVIPEVLGPVVERRDGSERAFVMPEGCPECGTPLRAMKEGDKDLRCPNARTCPAQVRGRVEHVGSRGALDIEALGEVTAAALTQGTGAPLDSEAGLFSLTLEQLVPIEVTVRDAETGEAKLDEKTGQPVVRTPFRVKTGDASKQAQVLLDELEKAKTKDLWRQLVSLNIRHVGPVAARALAQYFGSIEAIRAASREELAAVEGVGGIIADSLIEWFEVDWHREIVEQWQAAGVRFAIPDHPGPGAASTAGGVLDGLTVVVTGGLEDFTRDSVKEAIIAAGGKASGSVSKKTDYVVVGENAGSKAAKAEELGLRILNEEQFKQLLEGGPDALA, encoded by the coding sequence ATGGCGGAGACACCCGGAACAGCGCCCGGAACTGCAGTGCCCGACGACGATCCCGGGCCCAAGGCGGCTCGCGCCGAGGCGGCCGAGCTCGTCGAGCAGATCGAGCGCGCGCGCGACGCCTACTACGGCCAGGACACGTCGCTGGTCGACGACGTCACCTACGACGGCTGGATGCACCGGCTGGAGGAGCTCGAGCGGCTCCACCCCGAGCTCCAGGGCCAGGACTCGCCGACGTTGGTCGTCGGTGCCGCCACGGGCGCCACGGCGCTGCCGCCGATCCAGCACGCCGAGCGGATGCTGAGCCTCGACAACGTCTTCTCGCCCGAGGAGCTGCGCGACTGGTGCGCCAAGACGCAGCGTGCCGCCGGGCGCCCGGTCCGGTGGCTCACCGAGGCCAAGATCGACGGGCTCGCGCTCAACCTGCGCTACGAGGACGGCGTGCTCGTCTCGGCCGCCACCCGCGGCGACGGACGCGTGGGCGAGGACGTCACGGTCAACGCGCTCAAGGTCGCCGGGATCCCCGAGCGGCTCGCGGGCGACGGTCACCCGCCTCTCGTCGAGGTCCGTGGCGAGGTGTTCATCGGCATCGAGGAGTTCGAGCGGCTCAACGCCTTCCAGGCCGAGCTTCGCGACCGGGCCGTGGCCGAGTCGCTCGCCCGCGGCGTGCCCGAGGAGCGTGCCACCGCCAGTGCGGCCCGGCGGTTCCCGGCCTTCGCCAACCCGCGCAACGCCGCCAGCGGCGGCCTGCGCCAGCAGCTCGACAAGAAGTCCGGCCTCGAGCTGGAGGCCGGCAACGAGCGGATCGCCGTGCTGAACCTCTACGTCCACGGCATCGGCGCGTGGGAGCGCCCGCCGGTGTCGGCCCAGAGCGAGGTCTACGACCTGCTCCAGGGGTGGGGCCTGCCCACCAGCCCCAACACGCGCGTGCTCGACGACGTCGACGACGTGCTCGAGCGCGTGGCCGAGCTGGGCGGCCAGCGGCACTCCCTCCAGCACGAGATCGACGGCCTCGTGGTGAAGGTCGACGAGTTGGCGCTGCACCCCGAGCTCGGCGAGACCAGCCGCGCGCCGCGGTGGGCCATCGCCTACAAGTACCCGCCCGAGGAGGTCCAGACCACGCTGCTCGACATCGTCGTGTCGGTCGGCCGCACGGGGCGCGCCACCCCGTACGCCCAGATGGAGCCGGTCCGCGTGGCCGGCAGCGTCGTGCGCCAGGCCACCCTGCACAACCAGGACGTCGTCAAGGCCAAGGGCGTCCTCATCGGCGACACCGTCGTGCTGCGCAAGGCCGGTGACGTCATCCCCGAGGTCCTCGGTCCCGTGGTCGAGCGCCGCGACGGCAGCGAGCGCGCGTTCGTCATGCCCGAGGGCTGCCCTGAGTGCGGCACGCCGCTGCGCGCGATGAAGGAGGGCGACAAGGACCTGCGCTGCCCGAACGCGCGCACGTGTCCGGCCCAGGTGCGCGGCCGGGTCGAGCACGTCGGCTCGCGCGGCGCCCTCGACATCGAGGCGCTGGGCGAGGTCACCGCCGCCGCGCTCACCCAGGGCACCGGCGCTCCGCTCGACTCCGAGGCCGGCCTGTTCTCCCTCACGCTCGAGCAGCTCGTGCCGATCGAGGTCACCGTGCGCGACGCCGAGACCGGCGAGGCCAAGCTCGACGAGAAGACCGGCCAGCCGGTCGTCCGCACCCCGTTCCGGGTGAAGACGGGCGACGCGTCCAAGCAGGCCCAGGTCCTCCTCGACGAGCTGGAGAAGGCAAAGACGAAGGACCTGTGGCGCCAGCTCGTCTCCCTCAACATCCGTCACGTGGGTCCGGTGGCCGCGCGGGCCCTGGCGCAGTACTTCGGCTCGATCGAGGCCATCCGCGCCGCCTCCCGCGAGGAGCTGGCGGCGGTCGAGGGCGTCGGCGGGATCATCGCCGACTCGCTCATCGAGTGGTTCGAGGTCGACTGGCACCGCGAGATCGTCGAGCAGTGGCAGGCGGCCGGCGTACGGTTCGCCATCCCCGACCACCCCGGCCCGGGCGCGGCCTCGACGGCCGGGGGAGTGCTCGACGGGCTCACCGTGGTGGTGACGGGCGGGCTCGAGGACTTCACCCGCGACTCGGTCAAGGAGGCGATCATCGCCGCCGGCGGCAAGGCCTCCGGCTCGGTCAGCAAGAAGACCGACTACGTCGTCGTGGGCGAGAACGCCGGTTCGAAGGCCGCCAAGGCCGAGGAGCTCGGGCTGAGGATCCTCAACGAGGAGCAGTTCAAGCAGCTGCTGGAGGGTGGCCCCGACGCGCTGGCCTGA
- a CDS encoding cutinase family protein, producing the protein MLGRTVVLALACFALAGCDAASSGTPSEAEPSGCAAVEIVGIRGQGQFLEANDGLGTEVSRISAALADDLASLGTVRTTAIRHASGLGSWDEYLEDVRDGRDRLRTHLRSVAADCPDAKITVIGFSQGSQVARQELAADPRLARHVDVLVLVGSPVRDPSSPFEHVELTGGVPAEAGRLGPGPDLGELAERTVEACIAGDAVCAAGSSPDDTIHRHAYEDPDVAQAIAYAAATVLAG; encoded by the coding sequence ATGCTCGGCAGGACGGTGGTGCTCGCCCTGGCCTGCTTCGCGCTCGCCGGCTGTGACGCGGCGTCTTCCGGGACCCCCTCGGAGGCCGAGCCGTCTGGGTGCGCGGCCGTCGAGATCGTGGGCATCCGAGGGCAGGGCCAGTTCCTGGAGGCCAACGACGGACTCGGCACGGAGGTCTCGCGGATCTCCGCCGCGCTCGCCGACGACCTGGCGTCGCTCGGCACGGTGCGGACCACCGCGATCCGGCACGCGAGCGGCCTCGGAAGCTGGGACGAGTACCTCGAGGACGTGCGGGACGGACGCGATCGGCTCCGCACCCACCTGCGGTCGGTCGCCGCTGACTGCCCTGACGCGAAGATCACCGTGATCGGCTTCAGCCAGGGCTCGCAGGTCGCCCGGCAGGAGCTGGCGGCGGATCCTCGCCTCGCCCGGCACGTCGACGTGCTCGTGCTGGTGGGCAGTCCGGTGCGTGATCCCTCCTCGCCGTTCGAGCACGTGGAGCTGACCGGTGGCGTCCCGGCGGAGGCCGGCCGCCTCGGGCCGGGGCCGGACCTCGGCGAGCTGGCCGAGCGGACCGTGGAGGCGTGCATCGCCGGCGATGCCGTGTGCGCTGCCGGTAGCTCGCCCGACGACACGATCCACCGGCACGCCTACGAGGATCCGGACGTGGCACAGGCGATCGCGTACGCCGCCGCCACTGTGCTGGCCGGGTGA
- the gatC gene encoding Asp-tRNA(Asn)/Glu-tRNA(Gln) amidotransferase subunit GatC has product MSSPEISRDDVAHLASLARIELSGSELDRLGAELPAILDYVQVVQQAAGDDVPAMSHPVPVTNVFRPDEVQPSLTPDAALAGAPASEEQRFLVPKILGEA; this is encoded by the coding sequence ATGTCGTCACCCGAGATCTCCCGCGACGATGTCGCCCATCTGGCGAGCCTCGCGCGGATCGAACTGTCCGGCTCCGAACTCGATCGACTGGGTGCCGAGCTGCCCGCGATCCTCGACTACGTCCAGGTGGTCCAGCAGGCCGCCGGCGACGACGTGCCCGCGATGAGCCACCCCGTCCCGGTGACCAACGTCTTCCGTCCCGACGAGGTCCAGCCGAGCCTGACGCCCGACGCTGCCCTCGCCGGAGCCCCCGCCAGCGAGGAGCAGCGCTTCCTCGTCCCCAAGATCCTCGGAGAAGCATGA
- the gatA gene encoding Asp-tRNA(Asn)/Glu-tRNA(Gln) amidotransferase subunit GatA, with the protein MSDLTRSTAADLAAALAAGTVTSVEVTQQHLDRIAAVDGEIHAYLHVDAEGALATAAEVDRRRDAGESVHDLAGVPIAVKDVLTTTGLPTTCGSKMLEGWVPPYDATVVSRLKAAGLPILGKTNMDEFAMGSSTEHSAYGPTRNPWDTNRIPGGSGGGSAAAVAAFEAPLAVGTDTGGSIRQPGAVTGTVGVKPTYGGVSRYGLVAMASSLDQAGPVTRTVLDAALLHEVMAGHDPRDSTSLDLPVPPVVEAARRADVSGLRVGVIRELAGEGFQPGVRQRFEESIELLAKAGAEIVEVSCPSFAQGLAAYYLVMPSEVSSNLAKFDAMRYGLRVSPQGVDGPSAEQVMAASRDAGFGDEVKRRIILGTYALSSGYYDAYYGSAQKVRTLIARDFEAAFEQVDVLASPTSPAVAWPLGEKLDAPLAMYAQDIATIPATRAGVPGISLPIGLSEGLPVGLQFLAPAMADDRLYNAGAALERFVAERDGSPFAALAPELEVAR; encoded by the coding sequence ATGAGCGACCTGACCCGTTCGACCGCGGCCGACCTCGCCGCCGCGCTCGCCGCCGGCACGGTGACCTCCGTCGAGGTCACGCAGCAGCACCTCGATCGCATCGCCGCGGTCGACGGTGAGATCCACGCCTACCTGCACGTCGACGCCGAGGGCGCCCTCGCCACGGCCGCCGAGGTCGATCGCCGCCGCGACGCAGGGGAGTCCGTGCACGACCTCGCCGGCGTGCCGATCGCGGTCAAGGACGTCCTGACCACCACCGGGCTGCCCACCACGTGCGGCTCGAAAATGCTCGAGGGCTGGGTCCCGCCGTACGACGCCACCGTCGTGTCGCGCCTGAAGGCCGCCGGCCTGCCGATCCTGGGCAAGACCAACATGGACGAGTTCGCGATGGGCTCCTCCACCGAGCACTCGGCGTACGGCCCCACGCGCAACCCGTGGGACACCAACCGGATCCCCGGTGGCTCCGGCGGTGGCTCCGCGGCCGCGGTGGCCGCGTTCGAGGCCCCGCTCGCGGTGGGCACCGACACCGGCGGCTCGATCCGCCAGCCAGGCGCCGTCACCGGCACCGTGGGCGTCAAGCCCACCTACGGCGGTGTCTCCCGCTACGGACTGGTCGCGATGGCCAGCAGCCTCGACCAGGCCGGCCCGGTCACCCGCACCGTGCTCGACGCGGCGCTCCTGCACGAGGTCATGGCCGGCCACGACCCGCGCGACTCCACCAGCCTCGACCTCCCGGTCCCGCCGGTCGTGGAGGCCGCGCGTCGCGCCGACGTCTCGGGCCTGCGCGTGGGTGTCATCCGCGAGCTCGCCGGCGAGGGCTTCCAGCCCGGCGTGCGCCAGCGCTTCGAGGAGTCGATCGAGCTGCTGGCGAAGGCCGGCGCCGAGATCGTCGAGGTCTCGTGCCCGAGCTTCGCGCAGGGCCTCGCCGCGTACTACCTCGTGATGCCGAGCGAGGTCAGCAGCAACCTCGCCAAGTTCGACGCGATGCGGTACGGCCTGCGGGTCTCGCCGCAGGGCGTGGACGGCCCCAGCGCTGAGCAGGTCATGGCCGCGTCGCGCGACGCCGGCTTCGGCGACGAGGTCAAGCGCCGCATCATCCTGGGCACCTACGCCCTCTCCAGCGGCTACTACGACGCGTACTACGGCTCGGCCCAGAAGGTCCGTACGCTCATCGCGCGCGACTTCGAGGCCGCGTTCGAGCAGGTCGACGTCCTCGCCTCGCCCACCTCGCCGGCCGTCGCGTGGCCGCTGGGGGAGAAGCTCGACGCCCCGCTGGCCATGTACGCGCAGGACATCGCGACGATCCCGGCCACCCGCGCCGGCGTGCCCGGCATCTCGCTGCCGATCGGACTGTCCGAAGGCCTCCCGGTGGGCCTGCAGTTCCTGGCGCCCGCGATGGCCGACGACCGCCTGTACAACGCCGGTGCCGCGCTGGAGCGGTTCGTCGCCGAGCGCGACGGCAGCCCCTTCGCCGCACTCGCCCCCGAGTTGGAGGTCGCCCGATGA